Proteins co-encoded in one Halorussus vallis genomic window:
- a CDS encoding zinc-dependent alcohol dehydrogenase, translated as MQGLAKTSHESGSMELITVDTPEPKSNEVLIEVDYAGLCGSDAGIYEFKSAFERMDTPTIIGHEYTGRVIELGENVTRFSQGERVVERPIHGCGECYQCQTGMENICQDSQLTGIDHNGAYAGYIIAPEDSLQSVPGDVDPRHAALAEPTAVCTRAVIENSRVDAGDRVLVAGPGPIGLLTAQVAAAEGATVTVAGVTPDTKYRLPLAEKLGFSAINIEEMDLEAYREEFTDGIGYDVVFDTTGHPSGLTMAAEEVRKGGQIVIVGQPGETTLSYTPLVRAEVDLQCSYSAMYEDFERAFRLSASGDIDHETFLDDRFSLLDSEKAFKAFLAGETCKPIFDASSLRE; from the coding sequence ATGCAAGGACTGGCGAAGACCAGCCATGAGTCTGGGAGTATGGAACTCATCACCGTCGATACTCCGGAGCCGAAGTCGAACGAAGTGTTGATCGAAGTGGACTACGCTGGACTTTGTGGGAGCGATGCTGGAATATATGAATTCAAATCGGCGTTCGAACGGATGGATACGCCGACGATTATCGGCCATGAGTACACAGGCCGAGTAATTGAACTTGGTGAGAACGTCACACGGTTCTCTCAGGGAGAACGTGTCGTTGAACGCCCCATTCATGGTTGTGGTGAGTGTTACCAGTGCCAGACCGGCATGGAAAACATCTGTCAAGATTCCCAACTGACGGGGATAGACCATAATGGGGCCTATGCAGGGTACATAATTGCGCCCGAGGATTCCCTCCAATCGGTACCGGGCGATGTCGATCCACGACATGCGGCGCTCGCTGAACCGACTGCGGTCTGCACACGCGCAGTCATCGAGAACTCCCGAGTTGATGCGGGCGACAGAGTTCTCGTCGCTGGACCAGGTCCGATTGGCCTTCTCACTGCACAGGTTGCAGCAGCAGAGGGAGCAACAGTTACCGTTGCTGGCGTCACTCCGGACACGAAGTACCGTCTACCGCTCGCGGAGAAACTCGGGTTTTCGGCGATCAACATCGAGGAGATGGACTTGGAGGCGTACCGTGAGGAATTCACTGATGGAATCGGGTATGATGTGGTCTTCGATACGACCGGTCATCCCTCGGGACTCACGATGGCCGCCGAGGAGGTCCGTAAGGGTGGACAAATCGTTATCGTTGGCCAACCGGGAGAAACAACACTGTCCTATACTCCGCTCGTTCGAGCAGAGGTAGACTTGCAGTGTTCCTACAGTGCAATGTATGAGGACTTCGAACGAGCATTCCGACTGAGCGCCTCGGGTGACATCGACCATGAGACGTTCCTTGACGACCGATTCAGTCTGCTTGACTCAGAGAAAGCCTTCAAGGCATTCTTGGCTGGTGAAACCTGCAAACCCATCTTCGATGCATCCTCTCTACGAGAGTGA
- a CDS encoding MBL fold metallo-hydrolase — translation MSANNVLEGIDQIQFEHVRVFVLEDMPAEGEITLIDTAFDENGEELVETLRAEYGTVDRVILTHGDHGHHGGLAHVVEAFSPELAMPADETKLYDHLDEADLDIEPDIAFEDGDVLEGNIRVIQVPGHTEATSALLLKDRNILISGDALDGADRGGLPEGYLLPPPALFNDNHKDAELNLYNLLEHDFVTLLVFHGSHVFENPKGKLDDYLVEREWNEWDPRNN, via the coding sequence ATGAGCGCAAATAACGTATTAGAGGGAATCGACCAGATACAGTTCGAGCACGTTCGGGTGTTCGTATTGGAAGATATGCCAGCGGAGGGGGAAATCACACTCATCGACACGGCGTTCGACGAAAACGGCGAGGAACTCGTTGAAACGCTTCGAGCCGAATACGGAACCGTTGACCGCGTAATCCTTACCCATGGCGATCACGGTCACCACGGTGGACTCGCTCACGTGGTTGAGGCGTTCTCGCCCGAACTCGCAATGCCGGCGGACGAGACGAAACTCTACGACCACCTCGATGAGGCGGACCTCGACATCGAGCCTGACATTGCCTTTGAGGATGGAGACGTCCTTGAAGGCAACATTCGAGTCATTCAGGTACCCGGGCACACAGAAGCGACGTCGGCGCTACTCCTCAAAGACAGAAACATCCTCATCTCCGGTGATGCTCTGGACGGTGCTGACCGAGGCGGACTTCCAGAAGGGTATCTCCTTCCGCCTCCGGCACTGTTCAATGACAATCACAAGGATGCAGAGCTTAACCTCTACAATCTACTCGAACACGACTTCGTTACGCTGCTGGTCTTCCACGGTTCACACGTCTTCGAGAACCCCAAGGGCAAACTGGACGACTATCTCGTAGAGCGTGAATGGAACGAGTGGGATCCGCGGAACAACTGA
- a CDS encoding tripartite tricarboxylate transporter TctB family protein yields MIKGWIGDVADRTSGSSISSSPLSLGFILLSLVVIYTASTFPEEGTLGPGFFPMLISVGIIVFAAIDLLNETETELEMTELDFRSPAVVLGLLVAYVFLMPITGFLVGSMLFLPVFLYYSNIRSKPTLIALSIGLPILLFYIFGRIFLVRLPEGIIPFSRLLPRLPLGVMF; encoded by the coding sequence ATGATTAAAGGCTGGATAGGAGATGTAGCTGATCGGACTTCCGGAAGTTCAATCTCATCGAGTCCCTTGTCGCTGGGATTCATCCTCCTCTCGCTCGTGGTCATCTATACCGCGAGTACGTTCCCGGAGGAGGGCACCCTTGGTCCCGGTTTCTTCCCGATGCTCATTTCAGTTGGGATTATCGTCTTTGCCGCTATTGACCTCCTGAACGAGACGGAAACTGAACTGGAAATGACCGAACTCGACTTTAGATCGCCGGCTGTCGTGCTAGGGTTGCTTGTGGCCTACGTCTTCCTCATGCCCATTACCGGATTTTTAGTCGGGTCGATGCTGTTTCTCCCGGTGTTCCTTTACTATTCGAATATCCGCTCAAAGCCGACCCTCATCGCACTCTCGATAGGGCTTCCCATCCTGTTGTTCTACATCTTCGGCCGCATCTTCCTAGTGCGGCTACCTGAGGGAATCATTCCGTTTTCGAGACTGCTTCCACGGCTCCCGCTGGGGGTGATGTTCTAA
- a CDS encoding tripartite tricarboxylate transporter permease, with amino-acid sequence MVFEYIVQGFVNVMDPFVIGLMILGISLGILMGSIPGMTATMTIAVLLSFTFTMEPAHGMMLLLGIYGGAVYAGSIPAILIRTPGTPSAAATIFDGYPLSQKGEAGRAIRVSTVSSFVGGVISVFALMFFSPVIANAALRFRSPEFFALAVFGLTIIASVSGDSLTKGMISGLLGMLVASIGIDPITGFHRFTFDIPELLTGVEFIAVMIGLFGIAEGLRKYSEGIDENQEKVDQDISGLLPSLSDIRAIAPVSTASGVLGALVGAIPGAGGDIAAFITYNEATRWLKNATPSFGDGNIRGVAAAESGNNASTGGALIPTLTLGIPGDSVSAILIGALLVHDVNPGPGLYKDEPVLLYTIFVGFLIIYVFILLFGLLGANYWAKIINIPKQFLWPIILLLCVIGAIALRGNLFDAWVMLGAGLLGYVMRLRGYPLAPMVLGLILAPIAEVNLRRSLALSGGSLDIFLGSPLALLILLLSVLTILLPTARALRGTA; translated from the coding sequence ATGGTCTTCGAATACATTGTCCAGGGGTTCGTGAACGTCATGGACCCGTTCGTAATCGGACTGATGATCTTGGGAATCTCGTTAGGGATTCTTATGGGTTCCATTCCCGGAATGACGGCGACGATGACGATCGCCGTGTTGCTCTCATTCACGTTCACGATGGAGCCAGCACACGGAATGATGCTGCTCTTAGGTATCTATGGCGGGGCAGTCTATGCCGGGTCGATTCCAGCCATCTTGATTCGAACGCCAGGGACACCGTCGGCAGCAGCGACAATCTTCGACGGATATCCGCTATCCCAAAAGGGTGAAGCCGGACGAGCTATCCGGGTCAGCACGGTTTCTTCTTTCGTCGGTGGAGTGATAAGCGTCTTCGCATTAATGTTCTTCTCGCCTGTTATTGCGAACGCTGCACTCCGCTTTCGGTCACCCGAGTTTTTCGCACTTGCCGTCTTCGGACTCACGATTATCGCCAGTGTGAGCGGAGATTCCCTCACAAAAGGGATGATATCCGGCCTTCTCGGAATGCTCGTTGCATCCATAGGAATTGATCCAATCACGGGCTTCCACCGATTCACGTTCGATATCCCTGAACTTCTGACTGGTGTTGAATTCATTGCCGTGATGATAGGGCTGTTTGGGATCGCCGAAGGACTTCGTAAATATTCTGAAGGAATTGACGAGAACCAAGAGAAAGTTGACCAAGATATTTCGGGGCTGTTACCGTCGTTGTCGGACATACGGGCAATTGCCCCTGTTAGTACGGCGTCTGGTGTTCTTGGAGCGCTTGTCGGTGCTATTCCAGGTGCTGGAGGTGACATTGCAGCGTTCATCACGTACAATGAGGCGACACGGTGGCTCAAGAATGCAACCCCGTCATTCGGTGACGGAAACATTCGTGGTGTCGCTGCTGCCGAATCTGGTAACAACGCAAGTACCGGCGGTGCGCTGATTCCGACGCTTACGTTAGGTATCCCAGGCGACTCTGTCTCCGCAATTCTCATTGGTGCCCTGTTAGTTCACGACGTGAACCCTGGTCCAGGGCTCTACAAAGATGAACCAGTACTACTGTACACCATATTCGTCGGGTTCCTGATCATTTACGTCTTCATATTGCTCTTCGGACTTCTTGGCGCAAACTACTGGGCGAAGATCATCAACATCCCGAAGCAGTTCCTTTGGCCCATCATCCTACTGCTTTGTGTCATCGGCGCAATTGCCCTTCGTGGCAATCTCTTCGACGCATGGGTGATGCTCGGAGCGGGACTACTCGGGTACGTGATGCGCCTCCGTGGTTATCCGCTCGCACCGATGGTCCTTGGATTAATTCTTGCCCCAATCGCTGAGGTGAACCTGCGTCGCTCGCTTGCGCTTTCGGGCGGGTCACTTGATATCTTCCTCGGCAGTCCTCTTGCCCTTCTCATCCTACTGCTCAGCGTACTAACGATACTACTTCCGACTGCACGGGCACTTCGTGGAACGGCCTAA
- a CDS encoding universal stress protein, whose translation MVIVAAVDRSEKSSLVIDEAAVLAEAFDETVHVVHALTRSEFLDLGITSAQADEPKDMEQIRSAAAEMAEKSISSLSVPYETVGLVGNPADKIIQYAEEQDARYIVVSPRKRSRTGKVLFGSVAQSILLNASCPVVSQIDAQ comes from the coding sequence ATGGTGATTGTTGCCGCAGTTGATCGATCCGAGAAATCGTCGCTCGTTATTGACGAGGCAGCAGTATTAGCAGAGGCATTCGATGAGACGGTTCACGTTGTACACGCACTGACACGTTCTGAATTCCTTGACCTGGGTATTACCAGCGCGCAGGCAGACGAACCGAAGGACATGGAACAAATCCGGTCTGCAGCGGCAGAGATGGCAGAGAAGTCTATCTCCAGCCTCAGTGTACCTTACGAGACTGTTGGCTTGGTCGGAAACCCCGCAGACAAGATTATTCAGTACGCTGAAGAACAGGATGCACGGTATATCGTAGTTAGTCCTCGAAAACGCTCCCGGACCGGGAAAGTTCTGTTCGGGAGTGTTGCCCAGTCGATTCTGTTGAATGCCAGCTGTCCTGTCGTTTCTCAGATTGACGCCCAGTAA
- a CDS encoding type I 3-dehydroquinate dehydratase, translating to MDFTELVLAGMVNQLSEEIGAREHADAISFEVNNRDDIRELNKYSAETPIIATAGYGKSERRLNIERRIENIEQAAKLDSVEAVDINYDIVKKNPEILDSLRETDVEIIVSYRDYSDTQKRLTLLSIVKEAAEYGDVVYIETTAQKLDDALTLLTIINEATNGDIRIGGIARGEIGRHTRVIAPAYGSKLAYAPVNEAGRNVGSDEYSLKELAKLIKDSEEPCPPTSLHDKITNPMLTDDQEIE from the coding sequence ATGGATTTCACCGAGCTAGTTCTTGCGGGGATGGTAAATCAGTTATCAGAAGAAATTGGTGCGAGAGAGCACGCCGACGCTATTTCGTTTGAGGTGAATAACAGAGACGATATAAGGGAACTGAACAAGTACAGCGCCGAAACCCCAATAATCGCTACTGCGGGATACGGCAAATCTGAACGTAGATTGAACATTGAGCGCAGAATCGAGAACATAGAGCAAGCAGCGAAACTGGATTCCGTTGAAGCGGTAGACATCAACTATGATATTGTCAAGAAAAACCCAGAGATTCTCGATTCATTACGAGAAACCGATGTCGAAATCATCGTTTCATATCGTGATTACTCCGATACTCAAAAACGTCTAACACTGCTCTCCATCGTTAAGGAAGCTGCCGAGTACGGGGACGTTGTATATATCGAAACAACAGCGCAAAAACTAGATGACGCTTTAACCCTTCTCACTATTATCAACGAAGCAACGAACGGAGATATCCGAATTGGAGGAATCGCGAGAGGAGAAATTGGCCGCCATACCCGTGTTATTGCACCGGCATATGGCTCAAAGCTTGCCTATGCTCCAGTGAACGAAGCCGGAAGGAACGTTGGCTCCGACGAGTATAGTCTCAAAGAACTCGCAAAGCTCATCAAAGATTCAGAAGAGCCTTGCCCACCGACATCGCTTCACGACAAAATCACGAATCCGATGCTTACAGACGACCAAGAAATCGAATAA
- a CDS encoding tyrosine-type recombinase/integrase, which yields MTDDFSADKERLAEAFGQEIDPLAKYEATFEATGIDPFDLFADEVLDAKSITPRTRAGYHRLFKQWRAHMHEQGRHPACLAEQHLRSFIYHERDDKGNHPGTVKEKVRKLEEVYRYWQASPSFPHSSEYNPFTIVKQTVALDAPEQKPLPRIPLVELRDFVGRVKTLRNLAIVLMQLKLGLRATEVCNLPLGELNLQDEELQTHFQSLGNHWMLNGRPNAVYIPHDRFGNKSGRPRVLPLDTELQDVLTRYLLVRPDSGEPWIFLSEKGNKLRRKVVSEIWRDVFHPKYAETEHHRPVSSHYGRHRFTSYWRVEQDLPRPLVKYMRGDRPDSESITERAGIDDYIHTYYEDIESVHRREIYRLL from the coding sequence ATGACTGATGATTTTTCCGCAGACAAAGAGCGACTCGCCGAAGCTTTCGGTCAAGAAATTGACCCTCTTGCCAAGTACGAGGCGACGTTCGAAGCAACAGGTATTGACCCGTTCGACCTGTTCGCAGATGAAGTCCTAGATGCGAAGAGTATCACACCACGGACGCGGGCTGGCTACCATCGATTGTTCAAACAGTGGCGAGCGCACATGCACGAACAGGGCCGCCACCCCGCGTGTTTGGCTGAACAGCATTTACGGTCGTTCATCTACCATGAGCGCGACGATAAGGGGAATCACCCGGGGACCGTGAAAGAGAAAGTCCGCAAACTCGAGGAGGTCTATCGATACTGGCAGGCTTCACCGAGTTTCCCACACTCTTCGGAGTACAATCCGTTCACTATCGTGAAGCAGACGGTAGCGCTGGATGCACCAGAGCAGAAGCCGCTCCCACGAATTCCGCTTGTAGAGCTACGAGACTTCGTCGGACGTGTTAAGACGTTGCGCAATCTGGCGATTGTCCTGATGCAGCTCAAATTGGGACTCCGCGCAACAGAGGTTTGTAATCTACCCCTTGGTGAACTCAACCTTCAAGACGAGGAACTCCAAACACACTTCCAGTCTCTCGGCAATCACTGGATGCTCAACGGACGCCCGAATGCCGTGTACATTCCTCACGACCGATTTGGAAACAAATCCGGACGTCCCCGAGTCCTGCCCCTTGATACAGAACTCCAAGACGTTCTCACACGGTACCTTCTCGTTCGGCCCGATAGCGGCGAACCGTGGATATTCCTCAGCGAGAAAGGGAACAAGTTGCGACGAAAAGTAGTTAGTGAGATTTGGCGTGACGTGTTTCACCCAAAGTACGCGGAAACCGAACACCACCGACCTGTCTCAAGCCATTACGGCCGACACCGATTCACGTCATATTGGCGAGTAGAACAGGACCTCCCTCGGCCGTTAGTGAAGTACATGCGTGGTGATCGGCCGGATAGCGAGTCAATCACGGAGCGGGCCGGAATCGACGACTACATTCACACCTACTACGAGGACATCGAATCGGTACATCGACGAGAAATCTATCGGCTATTGTAG
- a CDS encoding DUF4268 domain-containing protein, translating into MPEFTPLVSQDVRDYWSHEEQEFTPWLAREIEAEEPSNLENTLGLDLEVLEREKNVGKYNVDIYGRVADDGRTVIIENQLTVSDHDHLGKAMAYAAGVDADIIVWIAPRFNDEHTDAFQWLNSNSREGIDFFAIRLEVWRIGDSDPAVRLNPIEEPSEWKEKAKRTSDELSDRDKRREEFWTELRDRINSRPTSLRARKPRPRHHYSNPIGKAGFHMSFAVYPDEHELCIALIIEDDADAYYELEAYRSEIEGDFDEPLLWIEPEETRSGNMRSRIELRTNGHLENRDKWDTYLDWFIENGEQFHETFGNRIQQLN; encoded by the coding sequence ATGCCCGAGTTCACTCCCTTAGTATCACAAGATGTTCGCGACTATTGGAGCCACGAAGAGCAAGAATTTACTCCGTGGCTTGCAAGGGAAATCGAAGCCGAAGAGCCCTCGAATCTGGAAAATACTCTGGGTCTTGATCTGGAGGTTCTTGAACGCGAGAAGAACGTCGGCAAGTACAACGTTGATATCTACGGCCGGGTCGCCGACGATGGGCGTACAGTGATTATTGAGAATCAGCTCACGGTGTCAGACCATGATCATCTCGGGAAAGCTATGGCCTACGCCGCTGGGGTTGATGCGGATATCATCGTATGGATTGCGCCTCGTTTTAACGACGAGCACACAGACGCCTTTCAGTGGCTCAATAGCAACAGTCGAGAGGGAATCGATTTCTTTGCAATTCGCCTCGAGGTCTGGCGCATCGGTGATTCGGACCCTGCCGTTCGCCTGAATCCAATTGAGGAACCTAGTGAGTGGAAGGAAAAGGCAAAACGAACGAGCGATGAACTCTCAGATCGTGACAAGCGTCGAGAGGAGTTCTGGACGGAACTCCGAGATCGAATCAACTCCCGACCAACCTCGCTACGCGCCCGGAAACCACGGCCACGACATCATTACAGTAATCCAATTGGGAAAGCCGGATTCCACATGTCATTTGCCGTCTACCCGGACGAGCACGAGCTCTGTATTGCCCTTATTATCGAGGACGATGCCGATGCCTACTACGAATTAGAAGCCTACCGGAGTGAAATTGAAGGCGACTTCGACGAGCCACTCCTATGGATAGAGCCCGAGGAGACCAGAAGCGGAAATATGCGAAGTCGAATTGAACTCCGGACTAATGGCCATCTCGAGAATCGAGACAAGTGGGATACGTACCTCGACTGGTTTATAGAGAATGGTGAGCAGTTCCACGAGACATTTGGAAATCGGATTCAACAGCTCAATTGA
- a CDS encoding DNA-binding protein, whose amino-acid sequence MTTTNTIGKERWVDGQERDWADAERFPDVEETPELEATVELEIQAKVDLNHPEGVGRGLALEAEERLLAREWELERTRRRMDRDQDSDREARTRAEVEKGSVERRTEFEKRAASVDPWQHPDQDDPREMLSQEELAAVNQQTVRIAEKLPRWSRAAISRRLAERVVDGASVLSAVVGVHEELQTEPGYVIPIAKVGEVNRREVSIHGTVEVLWQATHPKIAQVGLIEDETGRIRFTVWHKSRAPIVREGEQVEFRSVAKNWYEGRCSVALTGWSTVNFPERGR is encoded by the coding sequence ATGACTACTACGAACACAATCGGTAAAGAGCGTTGGGTCGATGGACAGGAACGAGACTGGGCGGACGCAGAGCGGTTCCCGGACGTCGAGGAGACCCCGGAACTCGAAGCGACGGTCGAGTTGGAGATTCAGGCGAAGGTCGACCTGAACCACCCCGAAGGCGTCGGACGCGGACTCGCCCTCGAAGCCGAAGAGCGACTGTTGGCACGCGAGTGGGAACTCGAACGGACGCGACGGCGAATGGACAGAGACCAGGACTCAGACCGGGAAGCACGGACGAGAGCCGAAGTCGAGAAGGGGAGTGTCGAGCGACGCACCGAGTTCGAGAAGCGAGCGGCGAGCGTCGACCCGTGGCAACACCCAGATCAGGATGACCCGCGGGAAATGCTTTCGCAAGAGGAACTGGCGGCGGTGAACCAGCAGACGGTGCGAATCGCTGAGAAGCTACCAAGGTGGTCGAGAGCGGCCATCAGTCGGCGGTTGGCCGAGCGTGTTGTGGACGGCGCGAGTGTGCTCAGCGCGGTCGTCGGTGTTCACGAAGAGCTCCAGACGGAACCCGGGTACGTGATTCCGATTGCGAAGGTTGGGGAAGTGAATCGACGAGAGGTGAGCATTCACGGGACTGTGGAAGTCCTCTGGCAAGCCACCCACCCGAAGATAGCGCAAGTTGGGCTCATAGAGGACGAGACGGGACGAATCAGGTTCACGGTGTGGCACAAGAGCAGGGCGCCAATCGTGCGAGAAGGTGAGCAGGTCGAGTTCCGAAGCGTGGCCAAAAATTGGTACGAAGGACGATGCTCAGTGGCTCTGACTGGCTGGAGCACCGTGAATTTCCCCGAACGCGGTCGGTGA
- a CDS encoding type II toxin-antitoxin system VapC family toxin: MSVFIDTGVFYAHHDTDAARHDAARTFFDHVLDGELGQPYTNDYIFDEAVTLTRKRTHDVAPAISLANRLLGNDPYPDVITFEPVTPDIFDAAYECFETYDDHELSFTDATTVAHCHVRDIDTIASFDDDFDGIYDRTDPNTFTE; this comes from the coding sequence ATGAGCGTATTCATCGATACGGGTGTCTTCTACGCCCATCACGACACCGATGCCGCGCGCCACGACGCTGCACGCACCTTCTTCGACCATGTTCTGGACGGCGAGCTCGGACAACCCTACACGAACGACTATATCTTCGACGAAGCCGTGACTCTCACTCGCAAGCGAACGCACGATGTCGCGCCAGCCATTTCACTGGCAAATCGGCTTCTTGGAAACGACCCCTACCCGGACGTCATCACCTTCGAGCCAGTCACCCCCGATATCTTCGATGCGGCATACGAGTGTTTCGAGACATACGACGATCACGAACTCAGCTTCACGGACGCGACGACCGTGGCACACTGCCACGTCCGAGATATCGATACCATCGCGAGTTTCGACGATGACTTCGACGGTATCTACGACCGAACTGATCCAAACACGTTCACCGAGTGA